GATTTTTGATCGGGAAAGTTTGGATCGGGCCTTGGTTACGACATCAGGGGCCAGATGAAGATCAAGTCTCTGAAAATAATGAGGTCCCAATTCCTGGTGTAGATCTTCAATAAGTTCTCCAAGCCTCTTTTGATGATAAGCCATGATTTCCAGCAGATAGAGACTTGAAAAGAGGCCGTCTCGTTCATTGAGCCAGCTCCGAACGGCGATTCCTCCCGATTCTTCACCGCCGATAAAGGCCGGGACTTCGCGGAACTTTTTGCAAATATGTTTGAATCCGATCGGCAGTTCGTAGAATTTCCGACCGTGTTTTTTGGCCAGCAGGTCGATCATGTTGGAGGTGGAGACGGTTTTGATGATCTCACCCCGTTCTTTTCCTGCCGACAAAAGATGGCGGAGAATGAGGGCATAGATATGATGGGAATCGACAAAATTTCCATTTTCATCCACGGCCCCCACACGATCGGCATCTCCATCGGTCGAAAAGCCGGCATCCAATCCACGCTTTTTGACCAGCTGGATCAAGGCCGAGAGATTTTTCTCGATCGGTTCCGGATTGAGCCCGCCGAAATTGGGATCGGCCTCTGTATGGATTTCAACCAGATCGGTTTCAAGAATCTGCGGGAGATAATGAGTCCCCGCCCCATAAAGAGGGTCATAACCGATCTTCCATCCCGTCTTTTGTATTCTTTTGAGATTGACCTGTTTTTGGAGCGCGAGAACGTATTCGTGGTGAGGATCAAATCCCCTCTCGCCCCCCCTTGACGTGCTGGGAATAGTGGGATTTTTGTCATTTTGCTCAATAATTTTTTCAATCTCCGTTGTGTATTCCGGTGATGCAGCTCCCCCGTCTTCTTCCTTAAACTTGATTCCATTCCATTGAGGAGGATTATGGCTGGCAGTGATCATCATGCCGGCGATAGCTCGGTCCGCCTTGGTATTCCAGGAAACGC
The Deltaproteobacteria bacterium genome window above contains:
- a CDS encoding phosphoglucomutase/phosphomannomutase family protein — its product is MIKFGTDGWRAIIEEEFTEENVDRVTLAFAKFMKETSRPSGKIYVGFDRRRKSDLMAKRAASLLASQGYQVFLASSFCPTPCVSWNTKADRAIAGMMITASHNPPQWNGIKFKEEDGGAASPEYTTEIEKIIEQNDKNPTIPSTSRGGERGFDPHHEYVLALQKQVNLKRIQKTGWKIGYDPLYGAGTHYLPQILETDLVEIHTEADPNFGGLNPEPIEKNLSALIQLVKKRGLDAGFSTDGDADRVGAVDENGNFVDSHHIYALILRHLLSAGKERGEIIKTVSTSNMIDLLAKKHGRKFYELPIGFKHICKKFREVPAFIGGEESGGIAVRSWLNERDGLFSSLYLLEIMAYHQKRLGELIEDLHQELGPHYFQRLDLHLAPDVVTKARSKLSRSKIDSIAGKKIVKTNFIDGFKYHLSDASWLLIRPSGTEPVLRIYAEAPEPAGVTKLLEAGQALVD